A genomic stretch from Candidatus Eremiobacteraceae bacterium includes:
- a CDS encoding AMIN domain-containing protein — MHRHLRSAAAGLLASVFGLSAGFAAQPPASTGPNPVTDVSYGRQTGSFTVSVSATKTVTAHVQRFAVDTQRGVEDLVIDLSPATFGGQTKVVGFSGGQIHQVRVGQFSASPAVMRIVVESHGPAQYDLSGAHGAKTVTLAVHTGQIAYNVPASQAAPVTA, encoded by the coding sequence ATGCATCGGCATCTTCGGTCGGCGGCGGCCGGGCTTCTCGCAAGCGTTTTCGGCCTGAGCGCCGGATTTGCGGCCCAACCGCCTGCAAGCACTGGTCCGAACCCTGTGACCGACGTCTCGTATGGCAGACAAACGGGATCGTTCACGGTGTCCGTGTCGGCGACGAAAACTGTCACCGCCCACGTGCAGCGCTTTGCGGTCGACACGCAACGCGGGGTCGAAGATCTCGTGATCGACCTCTCCCCGGCGACCTTCGGCGGCCAGACAAAGGTCGTCGGATTCTCCGGCGGACAAATCCATCAAGTCCGGGTCGGTCAGTTCTCGGCATCCCCGGCCGTGATGCGAATCGTGGTCGAATCCCACGGGCCGGCGCAGTACGACCTGAGTGGAGCGCACGGGGCGAAGACCGTCACGCTGGCGGTGCACACCGGCCAGATCGCGTATAACGTGCCTGCCTCACAGGCGGCGCCCGTCACAGCGG
- the pilO gene encoding type 4a pilus biogenesis protein PilO — protein MSFQLSPLYRNLIITVIVLVIAFVGYYSMYQPKHNELVADQAKLASLQQNYDDLKRVADQKPQYLALEQQIRTRLAGVELTSDNRSYIPSYLKQIEDLAKRDGLAVTSVVPQPLPTPAGGTTTTPVAPGSGTSSLSKIPVINSAVNAAGGASMQAAKTSDVAAATGEAGPQGQPQNGTPAPTANGAGANAVPAANATPSARQNAIVYVNQSFQQVPVNMELVGTFTQLQKFLRDLNKFPKLIGVSSVTLSPVFSPPAGDTPSLRITLPITAYRLTAGQPVAPQPVASPAAGSGG, from the coding sequence ATGAGTTTTCAACTGTCGCCACTTTACCGTAATCTCATCATCACGGTCATCGTCCTTGTGATCGCGTTCGTCGGCTACTATTCGATGTACCAACCCAAGCACAACGAGCTTGTGGCCGATCAAGCCAAACTGGCCTCGCTGCAGCAGAACTACGACGACCTCAAGCGCGTCGCAGACCAAAAGCCGCAGTATCTCGCGCTCGAGCAGCAGATCCGCACGAGACTGGCCGGAGTCGAGCTCACCTCGGACAACCGTTCGTATATCCCGTCGTATCTGAAGCAGATCGAAGACCTGGCCAAGCGTGACGGTCTCGCCGTGACGTCCGTGGTGCCGCAGCCGTTGCCAACGCCGGCCGGGGGCACCACCACCACGCCGGTCGCACCGGGCTCGGGGACCTCGAGTCTCTCGAAGATTCCGGTGATCAATAGCGCGGTGAATGCCGCGGGCGGCGCCAGCATGCAAGCCGCGAAAACTTCGGATGTAGCCGCTGCGACCGGCGAGGCCGGCCCGCAGGGCCAGCCGCAGAACGGCACACCGGCACCTACCGCCAACGGTGCGGGAGCGAACGCCGTTCCGGCCGCAAATGCCACGCCCAGCGCGCGCCAGAACGCGATCGTGTACGTGAACCAATCTTTCCAGCAAGTTCCGGTCAACATGGAACTCGTCGGGACGTTCACGCAACTGCAGAAATTTCTACGCGATCTCAATAAGTTTCCGAAGTTGATCGGCGTCAGCAGCGTGACCCTCAGTCCGGTGTTCTCGCCACCCGCCGGCGACACGCCTTCGCTCCGCATCACGCTTCCGATCACCGCCTACCGGCTCACGGCCGGACAACCGGTGGCTCCACAACCTGTCGCCTCGCCCGCCGCGGGCAGCGGAGGATAA
- a CDS encoding PilN domain-containing protein, with product MININLLPSAQRKPAVTFDRGMAVGLVVVVLEIIAMFVMTAFMNNQIAALNGQIEQETSKVALEQAQVKYVDDLRDEVTQLQAKAEQLERIKQSPTQLAEVIKALGEVTPSGVWYTAVNITHSDSGGTVALTGKSTTFRQVADLMLDLDASNMFGDATLSSSTQEVGKITQPGGNINFIMSGQISNAVIMQ from the coding sequence GTGATCAATATCAATCTGCTCCCGTCCGCACAACGAAAACCGGCGGTCACTTTCGACCGTGGTATGGCGGTCGGGCTCGTAGTCGTCGTGTTGGAAATCATCGCGATGTTCGTCATGACGGCGTTCATGAACAATCAGATCGCCGCGCTGAACGGGCAGATCGAACAAGAGACCTCGAAGGTCGCGCTCGAGCAGGCGCAGGTGAAATATGTCGACGATCTGCGCGACGAAGTGACGCAGCTGCAGGCCAAGGCCGAACAGCTCGAGCGCATCAAGCAGAGCCCGACGCAATTGGCAGAAGTCATAAAAGCGCTCGGCGAAGTCACGCCGTCCGGCGTCTGGTACACGGCGGTGAACATCACGCACAGCGATTCCGGCGGCACCGTCGCGTTGACCGGCAAGTCCACCACGTTTCGACAGGTCGCGGACCTGATGCTGGATCTCGACGCCTCCAACATGTTCGGCGACGCGACGCTGTCGAGCAGCACGCAAGAAGTCGGCAAGATAACGCAGCCTGGCGGCAACATCAACTTCATCATGTCGGGCCAGATCTCGAACGCGGTGATCATGCAATGA
- the pilM gene encoding type IV pilus assembly protein PilM, with protein MAFVSRFFSRGAQRYVGIDFGSYELKAVQFSATARGIELEHVYKIATPANALKDGVVTDPPLVGEALRQLITEGAITAKRTVSAVAGPSVVVRQVSMPNMNERELRESTKYEAERFLPYSVDEAQIDAKILGSAEDGQSMDVLIVAAQKDLVMSQVSALQFAGLTPAVIEVEPFSMVRAMLTPDSPQYEQNIAIINIGAASTSINVTKGGFVPFTRNVPIGGNSMTKAIATGLNVSIDEAEKMKREKAAILSQRDDQPVAPTVTRIFNVITPPLTELVTEIHKSLDYFRTRFRGETIEAVLLGGGTARLTNLDAFLSHELGLPVTVANPLDISGFNPADFPADYLKEIGPSLIVAAGLARRDLVPELGRVAATA; from the coding sequence ATGGCGTTTGTTAGCAGATTTTTCTCGCGGGGCGCACAGCGCTACGTCGGCATCGACTTCGGCTCATATGAGTTGAAGGCGGTGCAGTTCAGCGCCACCGCCCGGGGCATCGAACTCGAACACGTTTACAAGATCGCCACGCCCGCGAACGCGCTCAAGGACGGCGTCGTCACCGATCCGCCGCTTGTCGGCGAAGCGCTCCGCCAGCTCATCACCGAGGGCGCGATCACCGCAAAGCGCACCGTGAGTGCCGTCGCCGGACCATCCGTCGTGGTCCGCCAAGTCAGCATGCCCAACATGAACGAACGCGAGCTTCGCGAGTCGACGAAGTACGAGGCCGAACGGTTCTTGCCGTACTCGGTGGACGAAGCCCAGATCGACGCCAAGATCCTCGGCTCGGCAGAAGACGGTCAGAGCATGGACGTGCTCATCGTCGCCGCGCAAAAAGATCTGGTCATGTCGCAAGTCAGCGCCCTGCAGTTCGCCGGCCTCACACCCGCAGTCATCGAAGTCGAACCGTTCTCCATGGTCCGCGCCATGCTCACGCCGGACAGCCCACAGTACGAGCAAAACATCGCGATCATCAACATCGGTGCCGCGTCGACGAGCATCAACGTGACGAAGGGCGGCTTCGTGCCGTTCACGCGTAACGTGCCGATAGGCGGCAACAGCATGACCAAGGCCATCGCCACCGGACTGAACGTGTCGATCGACGAGGCCGAAAAAATGAAACGCGAAAAAGCCGCCATCCTTTCTCAACGCGATGACCAACCGGTCGCGCCCACGGTGACCAGGATCTTCAACGTCATCACGCCGCCGCTCACCGAGCTCGTCACCGAGATCCATAAATCCCTCGATTACTTCCGCACGCGTTTTCGCGGCGAGACCATCGAGGCCGTCTTGCTGGGCGGCGGCACCGCCCGGCTCACGAATCTAGACGCGTTTCTCAGCCACGAACTCGGGTTGCCGGTGACTGTGGCCAATCCGCTAGACATCAGCGGCTTCAATCCCGCCGATTTCCCGGCCGACTATCTCAAAGAGATCGGCCCGTCGTTGATCGTCGCCGCCGGGCTGGCGCGCCGAGATCTCGTCCCCGAACTGGGCCGCGTGGCAGCGACCGCATGA